The sequence below is a genomic window from Andrena cerasifolii isolate SP2316 chromosome 6, iyAndCera1_principal, whole genome shotgun sequence.
TACAACGAAAATAAAATGCATCCCGGCGAAAGGTGTTCGCCGAGACAACGCATAATATTCTTTATTAGGCGATTTTATTTTGCAGTTTGCAGAGGTAATATCGTTTTTAAGTAATATTAgtgcacagagagagagagagagaattttGAGCGTCAGTGCAAATCACATTTCACGAATTTTCTAATAATGTAACTTCTCCTCATTTTTACATAGTAACGAAATAATTTATTCCTTGAAAAATATCTATGAATTGACCAatgatttttcctttttttcttcatttatttatacGTGCACACCGCATTTTACTGCCCATGGAGCTTATAAATTATTGCAAGTTCTAACACCTTTTAGGTGCAACTTGTCAGTGAATAATACTAGACGTAACAACAATATATGTTCGATCTATTcttataaataaacaataactcgtttaatgtaatttttaagaaaaaatatatatataaattgaatatttactttaactAGACAACTTTATTACGAGTTCAGTCGTTGGAATCAAAAACAATACTCCGTAATTATGTAATAAACATTgagaaaacatttaaaaattaaataatgcgAGGTCGAATGGTAACAAGAATTATGATTCCTTACTtatacttttatatttaaaatatccACGATAATGATTAATTACCAAACATTTCAAACTTGTATCTCCGGCTGATGTCAGCCTTTTTATTTATACTTCACTTTTAACGCGTACGTATGATTTACTTACACAATGTATAAAGAATCTTTATAATACATCAGTAATCAGGTAATCATTGGAACACAAATGGTGAGttattaaatcaataaataacaATACAACGTAAATGCGGCTTTATAATACATGCAATATGCAAATTATTTGTAACGCGGCCAGCAATCCGAAATCGCGTGGCCGCTATTGCTAAGCCCCATAGGCAGATCCTAAAGACTCGAGGTAAAATCATAGCGACGAAATAATAAGGCTAGTCTGAATCTGAAGTAACGGTGTGAGTTTCGATTGACTATAtataaattttctgtttttcaCTACCCACGTTTATCACAGTCCACGCATGACTCGTTTTATCTCTTAGTATTCCGAGGTCCTAAACGCCAACAACATTTGAGCAATCCTTCGGGTTGTTTACATACAAAACACCCCATCTAACCCATAAACACCACATGACTAGAACATCATAGAGCGCAAAGACAAAACCTGGTCTGACACTTAAAAAAGCGAAGACATTGTTTAGTCTAGCTTGCGTTGTTCGCACAACTCTTCTAAACCTCCAGTCTTTCTGCATAAAAATTATAACTCTTTATTTGATAACTCTAGTCATGTAACGAGGGTATACTTACAATGTAAACCATAAGAAATACTTACAATGATGGGAGATAAGGAGTACCCGTATGATCTAATCGATGTTTATCTTCATTTTTCCAGCTTGAGACGGGAATATGCGGCGGCGGCAGGAAACTTCTCAACGACTGCACAAGCTGTATCGTATCAACCAGCGCTGTAACAGAACAACAGGcacaaaatatatacattttatCGACTTCCCCGATGTTTTGCATAATAAAGGATAAGCGCGAGATGCTAAACCGATTGTAAAAATAGTCTCCGACAGCATCACACGCGAGCACGGCGTTCCGTCGAatgtaattaatttataaaacgTTCACTTATAATATATACACGCACAATATAAACATGATACTAAAGAAAGGGATTATGTATCTTATTACTTTTCTGCAGCGCTTCCGATTGTTTCCCGTATGGTTTGCACATTGCAGGACGTACGCAAGCTTTCATTCTTGCCATATTCTTCATAACTTCCGCGAAAGCTCTTACTATTTTCTCCTGGCCACCTGCGCAGTAATAAAATCCTCGTTAATATACGCCAGCGTAATTCAATGACATAGAAATTCTATAATGCGCTAGTAACCTTCCGAGTTAGAAGCCGACCGCGATCCTTTCTCGTTCTCCAGCGGCCAAGCTCCATTATGTAAAGCTAACAAATCCTTATTTGCATTTCCTATTCCTTGTAGATTCCCTAAACCAAGTCCATTGAGATTGTCCAAATTATCCAAATTTGTTCTTAAAAAATCTGTTAATTTATGGTCGGACATTGGTATATTAGGTACTAAAGATTCGTAATGTTGTTTCCCAGTGGTTACTTTTTTGTCTTGTGACACAGGCCGATGTGGAATATTTAACGATGGACGGCTCGGAGGGCGTTGGAGATTCATTTGGTTCCCGGCGCCTCTCATTTCTGACAAATCTGCCGATGATCCTCCTCCCATGTGAGTATTTGGATTAGCACCGCTTAAACTCTACAACACGAGCGTACATTGCAATCGACATTCAGGAGCCAATAGACAAACTAAACGTCTACGTAAATCAATAACATGTTTATGCTTACTGCTTGGAAATCTGTATTATGAGGAAAGCTACTACGTAAAAGGGAAGCAGTCGTTTCATTGTCTTGAATATAAGTCGGTGCCATATGTCCCATTTTTTGTGTTAATTCCAATTGATTTTTATAGTAACGACAAGCATGATTCGGACAGTTTTGTACCACCTctattataaattctttttccaTACCAAAGCATTCTCGCCCGATAGTGTACGATTCCATAACAGCTCTAACTGTGCCCTCTAAGCCCAAATGTAAACCGTGCGGGCCGTTCATATGCTTTAACATCACAGCATTCGCGAAATGTTCGTAGGGCAATATTATTTTTCCATTCTCTCTAAGAACTAGCCTCCCTTGGGAGTCCAAAGCTATTCTCGACGCCATCATTCTGTTTGCACATTATAACATATTTAATAAAACCAGCGCGAACTAACGAATCTTATGTCGAAGTACAAAGGAATAAGAATCCCCTTATGAATTTAAAACTGTGCATTCTTACTGCAGATAAGCGGCGCTTGGAATCATAGACGCATCCTTGAATTCTGAAAAACATTGTAGAAGTTCGATGCTTGGATTCCAACCCTTATTCTGGAGATAGGCTTGCAATAACATATACATTTTCTCTGTAACATAGCCGGCGCTACTCGGCGTAGCAGGGTAACCGGAACCTCCTCCTGGTGGCCCCATCTCGGTTTGCATACCTTTGGCAACGATGTTCTTCATAGTTTCCGCCAGGTCCATTCTGTGCAAACAACACCGTCCGCTTTAAAAGCTCCTAGCAAGTGACATTGTAATGGTCACAGTTAAGAAAATCAAGAAGTGTGTCACAGATACAGAGCAAGATTGAAATAAATCTATAAACAGTTAGGTGTAACACTGTCATCAGATCAATTTTCACAGAGGCCGTATTATTCCATCGTGACGGAAGTTACGGTATCGCGAAAACGGTGTAATTGATTCGTACGAGaatgatttgaaaaaaaaaaaaatgaggaaaattAAGATGTACAGTAGCCGTACCGATGCTAATTGACACACGTAATAAAAAAGGGTCAGGAAAATGCATGTAGATTGCCAGGGTAGCAAGCTTGGCAGTTTAAAAATCCATGCATATTCGAATCCTCCGGCCATTGTTATTTGCGGGATGAAGACGTCTAAAGAAACGATAAAAAACACTGATGCGAGCCACCGCCCCCCTTTAAAGGCGGGGGGGAATGAACGTTTTGGACACTCACCCCGTACCGAGCACGATTTTCACTCACTCGAAGTTTAACCGGGAACGCTACAGGGCCCGTTTATCACCCTAATAGTCGCCGCTCGGAATACCCTCATTAATGATTCCTCTCACATTTGCAAGTAACATAAATCCCGATAATTATTTCTGCAAGGATTGTTGTTTGCGCGGCTGGCCGGCAGAGGCGCTTGGCTTCATCATGATTTTTTAGCGTATCCACTACATCGCGTGTATGTGTACACCTACGACCTGCGGCATTCCGGCGCTTACGCGACTCCACTTTGCGCATTTATCAATATTACTTTTTGTAATTGATATCGCTCGACAGCTTTCGGCTCTTTGCAACGCGTCGCGTCAACAGGAATCGAGGTGCCATCTCCGTGCATATAGCAATTTCGAGTTGTCATAGCTGTGTGTACACattaagaattatgtaattaatGTAACGAGAAGTATATTCGACATCTTCGATCTGTGTATCATTCGTAACTCAACACTTTATGTCTACGTAATTTACTTTGTTAATATAATGTCGCTGTATGTATTTATAAATGCTGCGAATAAATGTTCTGTCGCGATTCATAATTTATGTAGTGTTGTAATATATTTCCTGTAATGAAAGGAATATTATCAATTAATCTTCGTTTCTACTTACGGGTGTTAAATTTCAATTAGGAGCTGATTTAAATTCAACTGTTTCAGTGGTTGTGTTACAAGACCATCGCTAGATGGCCGCAGCGTGTAAGTGCTGTGACTGTACCATATTGGGTAAAGAAAATATTCGTCGCTGcaccatcgacgaagtataggcaCAGACGAAGTATAgaatacctcgtctgtgacgtTATTAATGTAACCTGCATTAACTACAGATAATAAATGTCGTGTCGCGGTGAAAGCTATGAACTAAAATGggcattaaaaatcattttctcCAAACTGACGTTGGCATGCTTCAACGCCCATTTTGtcgaattaattattaatgtaacTACGGCAACTTTCATGGGAGAAACTGGCTAGGTTCGATATCTTGAGGTTCAATACtggaaatataatatatatatattagtttggGAAAAGCTATAATTGATTTTGGCAGAGAGAATTCAACTGAAAATATAAAtcggcgaaacttccgaaaaccggtcaaacccgattgggctgaaattttgcaaatagcttcattttgcataaaaataacgtttgcgagaaggatttttggcgactcgaattttttttttaccatttcaatgccgttccctaccttaccgacagagtcgagaataggatacaacagttattcaaacattctctttattattctcctgtatatacatatttaatatcgttcaatAATGTTTCGAATGGGTCTCTGCCTGACTTCTTCACTTCATACCGCCATAAATATTCACAGATGTGATCAATCATGGTGTCATCCTTAATTCCGCCTCTACTCAAACGAGCCCGCAAAGCCCGCCACGACGCTTCAATGGTTTGGGTATATGCTCccttggccccgtgtaaactcacatcggttcgctaccatgctttacgcgcccgcgagcgggcgcgcgccccccgccccaaactaacccaaaaccaatactaatacccagtatcaagctgatatctctttctaagttgatctctgttttatagattttaggagattaataaggagaatgcactgaataactgttgaatccgattctccgctctgtcggtaagatagagaatgacattgaaatggtaaaaaaaaaattttcgagtcgccaaaaatccttctcgcaaacgttatttttatgcaaaatgaagctatttgcaaaatttcagcccaatcgggtttgaccggttttcggaagtatagcctatAAATCACTGTACCAGAAATGAAATAACTCGATTATGCATTCATTTATTAGCAATCTAAAATCCGATTTAAAGACGAAAGAATGGTGCGTGAAAATACGCCAATGCCAAATAGAAATTTCTACCAATACGTAAAACTGGCAgctggcgtgttttcacgtctaGTTTAGTTTGTAAATTTCACTGCTACGTGGTGATAGTGTTTGTGTTTTCCAATGGTTTTCCACAAAACCGAACAAATTGTTGATACTCTTGCAagagtaataaatgaataatactGTTGATGAGTATAGATTGATAATAAATTACATGCTTCTTTAAAGGGCCTGAGGCTTAGTTTACAGATGAATAAATAAAGCGTCGTTACAGCTACATATAATTTCATGATAATTCATAGTACCCCATTAAGTCATACACATTTCGGAATTTGAATTTAATTACACGATTAGAAGGTAACACTATGCATGGAATTATGCTCATGCATTAAAATATAGTGTTACAGATTACAggtacatttttaaacaatgtAAACAGTGTTGACGGAAGTGGACCATCATTGTAGGTTGTAGGTTATTTTTCGAAACCTTCAATAATTTTACGTGATTCTGATTCATGTCCTGTTTAGGCATTATGACACATGAGGAAGTTAAATATATGTCCGAACACATATTCATATAATAATGATAACAGAATAAAAGATAACACACACGAACGATCGCAATGATCGAATTTATCTACTGATAAATGATAATTAGTTTATTCGTACATACATTGAATTAAATGGTCACTtgtcaatatttttaattattaaattaaatatcgaACGAAATGTTAACGCTAGGAATGTTTCAATTAACTCACCCCGAGGCACTGTCGGAAACTGAGCTTCGAGAAATCTTAGAGTGTGTAAGTAAACGGCAATGCACTTCTCGTAAGCTTATTGTTAAATCTCGAGGAGttaattctttttattcctACTCTCACGTGTCCTCTTGTTCTGTTTATAGAGTTGCCTCGACTCcagtacttataaaaatttatctcgATTAGAATTAATAGACCTTTATAAACGGGTTGCAATGCCATTGCCTCCAAGACGCGAACACTCTGAAAGCTCAGATACGAGGAAATGTAACGGAGAAAGAAATTCCGTTAACGAGTCGCACAAAAATTCTGGTTCTTCGTAAGTGAAAACATTTTCTAAGCTGTAAGATTATTCATCGTATTATTGGTTTCGAAAAGAATGCTTTATCGCGACTGAGGAATATGTGGAAAACAATTGTGTATCTTTATTCAGCGAtaagaatagaagaaaaaataaattctttgtAATCGATCAACTTCTGTGAGAAACAATGTTTACTACCTCCAAAAATAAAGGGGGATTGTTAAATAGCCTTTCTTAAATGCTTCACCCTATacgtaaattaaaaaatgcCAATAAgcgaattatatataaaatttattaaaggaaCGTAAGCGtatatgtttaaaaattattattatgtttgcAGGAATGGCATAAGAGATACGAAACATCCTGAGCGTGAAACAAGGACATCTGAGTCCTCTGTGAGTTTACTAAAGTCACCTGTAAACGAACTTAGACATACACCTAAAAAAATACGTTTGTACAACTCAAGTAATGCGAAACAGTGCAATGGTACTAACAAGCGTGTTAGCGATGATAAGCACAATGTACGTATGCTTAGAATTTACATGTATTATACCTAAATTTAAATTACCAACAAAATCAAAATG
It includes:
- the LOC143370435 gene encoding uncharacterized protein LOC143370435, which translates into the protein MDLAETMKNIVAKGMQTEMGPPGGGSGYPATPSSAGYVTEKMYMLLQAYLQNKGWNPSIELLQCFSEFKDASMIPSAAYLQMMASRIALDSQGRLVLRENGKIILPYEHFANAVMLKHMNGPHGLHLGLEGTVRAVMESYTIGRECFGMEKEFIIEVVQNCPNHACRYYKNQLELTQKMGHMAPTYIQDNETTASLLRSSFPHNTDFQASLSGANPNTHMGGGSSADLSEMRGAGNQMNLQRPPSRPSLNIPHRPVSQDKKVTTGKQHYESLVPNIPMSDHKLTDFLRTNLDNLDNLNGLGLGNLQGIGNANKDLLALHNGAWPLENEKGSRSASNSEGGQEKIVRAFAEVMKNMARMKACVRPAMCKPYGKQSEALQKTLVDTIQLVQSLRSFLPPPHIPVSSWKNEDKHRLDHTGTPYLPSLKTGGLEELCEQRKLD
- the LOC143370482 gene encoding uncharacterized protein LOC143370482, yielding MLTLGMFQLTHPEALSETELREILECSCLDSSTYKNLSRLELIDLYKRVAMPLPPRREHSESSDTRKCNGERNSVNESHKNSGSSNGIRDTKHPERETRTSESSVSLLKSPVNELRHTPKKIRLYNSSNAKQCNGTNKRVSDDKHNEAPLKKRQKITWP